The DNA segment TAAATTTTTGATTTACGGCTGAGATTATTGGCTTCCAGAATGGCATACTGCGATACTCCGTATTTTCTGGCAATGGTCGATACCGTTTCCCCCCGCCGAATTTCATGCCGGACAAAACTGGTCTCCTGTGAGGCCGGCATATCATCATAGGCGGCCAGAAATTTCTCCCGGGTGCCTTTTGGCAGTCGCAATGCATATTTGTCTTTATTCGGGGGTGTGAACCGGCGAAGTAATTCCGGATTCAATTCCTGAATATCCTCGATCGAACAACCGACCGCTCTGGCGACCGTTTTTAAATCCAGGCATTTTTCAATAGTCACGATATCGTATTCCCATTGGGGCAAATATTCAAAATCATCGAAACCGAACTTGGCCGGATTCTTACTGATAATCGCCGCCGCCATAAAAAATGGCACATAATCCATAGTCTGTTTTCGCAGGTTCAGTTTCCAGAAATCATTGGTATTTTGTTTCCTGATCTGACGATTAACCCGCCCCGGCCCGCCATTATAGGCCGCCATGGCCAATTCCCAGCTGCCGAATTGTTCATACAGGTCCTTTAAAAACCTGGCCGCCGCGGCTGTGGCTTTAACCGGATCTTTCCGCTCATCGTACCACCAGCTCCGATTAAGATTATACAGCCTCCCGGTCGAGGCAATAAACTGCCACAACCCCATGGCCCTCGCCCAGGAATAAGCATGAGGATTATATCCCGATTCGACCAGGGCCAGATATTTCATGTCGGTGGGGATTCCGTATTCGGTGAAAACGCTGTCGATCATTGTTTCATAAACTCTTGAGCGTGTCAAATAGCGAAGAACGGCATCACGGGCTACAGTCTGATAGTACAATATGCAATTCTTGACCCGTTCGTTCATGATTACCGGCACATTGTACGAGATCTGCTCCTGAGCATATTCCTCAAGCCGTTTAAACTCAGTCGAGTCGATTTTGAGATGGTTGATTTCAGAGAATCGTGCAATCAGGGCATCGGCCGAAACGTCGCCCGGTAAATGCCCCAGGGAAAGCAGGGTTACCCGGTAGTTGGTGACAATGTCGGACAATAATCGGTTGTATTTGACCGCCTCGGGTGTCAATTCCAGAGAATCGGCCTCGGTGTCGATATCGAGATTACCCAGAATTTCCAGGCTCTTTTCAAAATAATACTGGGCCTCTTCCCAGGCCGTCTCCCGGTTGGCCGTGATGCCCATATTATAATATTCACCGGCAATACTCAATTCCCGCCAGATATAATCGTCGACGGCAACCGACATATCCTCTGACGAATCGGTCGCCTCGGCAAAATCGGACTCAACCGATTGGTTCACCTTATCGAGGGTTATCTCGCCGTCAAATCCCGTGGAATCACTTCCCTGCGAATGATGGACGGTAAAAACATCCTGTTTCGATTTCTGCTCTTCATCCCTGTTTTTAAGAGCAGGATTTGTACAGGATATTAGAAAAACAGCCACCCCGCCGATAAACCCCGTTGTCCAAAACAATTTTTTCATCACTTCCACCCGAAATAGATGTTACCAATCCTCGACATTTATTATCGACCTTTTTTATTGCGACCTGAAGGACAATTCGTCTAACCTATTGGCATATATAAGAAATGCCGGAAATGTCTGTCAAGTGTTTAATTTCTGCCTTTCCATATTTCTTCCAATTGCCTGTATGTCTCTGATAATGACGTTACCAGTTTAATATTATCCATTCCCGTAAACCAGGTTATCTGCCGTTTGGCAAACCTGCGTGTGTTCTGTTTGATTAGATTCACCGCTGTTTCCAGTGGTATTTCCCCATCGAAATAACGGAATAACTCACTGTACCCGATAATATTTACCTTCTCAACGGCTTCCTTTAAACCGGTTTCATACAGGTTCTTAACCTCTTTCGGTAAACCCGCCTCCATCATCGTATCCACCCGTCTGTTGATTTTATCATACAGTCTATCACGGGCCGGCATCAGACAAATTACCTCAAAATCATATTGGCGTTTTTTTTGTGCCGCAATAGAAATTATCTCGGATTTCGACTTGCCCGTGATATGAAAGATTTCCAACGCCCTGATTATCCTCTTGATGTTATGCGGATGAGTCTTTTGGGCCTCAATTGGATCGATTCTTTCCAGTTCCTCAAAAAGATACTTTGGTCCTTTCTCCACCGCTTCATTCTCCAGGCGCTCCCTGATGATAAAATCATCCTCGGGTATCTCCACGATACCCTCAATAAGAGATTTGATATACAACCCCGTACCGCCGCAGATAATCGGAGTCCGACCTTCTGCCAACTGCTCTTCTATAATTCTCTCGGCATCCTCCACAAAATCGAAGGCTGTGTATCTATGGCCGGGCTCGACAAAATCAACCAAGTGGAAATCATACCGGCCGAGGATATCTGCCGACGGCTTATCCGTCCCGATATTCAGGAATTTGTAAATCTGCCTTGAATCGGCCGAGATAACCGGAATCTCGGGATGTTTCTCCAGAAATTTCACCACCACCGAGGTCTTTCCCGCCCCGGTGGGGCCGGTCAGAATCGGCAAAATCCATCTATTTGCGACCGAATTTGGCATCGAGTTCTTCTTTGGCAATCTCCAGTATAATGGGTCGGCCATGCGGACAGGAATGGCGATTATCGCACTTCATCAACTGCTTGTACAAAGCCACCGCCTCCTCGGACGTCAGCCGATCCCCGGCCATCACCGCCGCCCGGCAGGCCATGGATTGGGCCACCGCTTTTTTTAGATCCGCCCCCTCTTTCTGCATGTTATCGACATCATCCAGTATGGCATGGAATACTATCTCGGGCGATTTGCGTGAAAGCGAAATCGGTACCCCCGATAGCAAGACCGTTCCTGCTCCAAACGGCTCCGCCGTAAAACCGGCGGCTTCGAGGATCTCTCGGGCTTCCTCGTAAAGGGCTACCCGGTCCGGAGATAACTCCACATTGATGGGAAACAGAAGATTCTGCGAAACGGCCTTACCGGCTCCCATGAACCTCAAATTCTCTTCGTATAAAACGCGCTCATGGGCGGTATGCTGATCCATGATTAACAACCTCGGCCCGTCTCGGAAAATTAAATACAGATTCGAAAGACTCCCCAGATAAAGAACTCCTCCGAAATCAAAATCCTCATCCTTGCCGGAGATTTCGCTTTGGTCCGATAGTTCTCTATCGGAAATATCAGGAGCTTCATCCGCCCTTTCCTCTATGTCTGTTCTAATCTCCCGGTGAGCGTACAGCTCTCTCATCATTGACCGATCAATGGTCCCGCTCGTATTCGGGACAAAAGCCCGTGCCTTCCGGATGGCTTCGACAGCTGTCATGGTTCCGTCCGCCGGTAACCCGCCCACCTCGACCCGTGGCATATTGATACCGGTGGATTTAAAAACCGCCCGTTTGACCGCCTGGTACAACAAATCATGGACCCGCCGCTCGTCCGACAGCCGCACTTCGGCCTTGGTCGGGTGCACATTGACATCCACCATGACCGGATCGACATCCAGAAATACTGCCCCGATCGGATAATTACCGCGCGGAAGAAGCTCTTTGTAGCCAGCGGTGACGGCATGAAGTAATGTCTGCGACCGGATATAGCGATTGTTCACGAAGAAATAAAGGCTGTACTGATTTTGCCGAACGTTATCCGGGTAACTTAGAAAACCGCGAATTGCCATCAACTCTGTTTCGCTCCCGATATCCACCAGCTTGTCCCGGTTCGATCCCAGGAGCACATGTCGAACCCGCGTTTCCAACCGGTCATAGGTTTCATCCAGTTGAAAGATTTTTCGGCCATTTAAAGTATAACTGAAACTGACTTTGGGTTCACATAAAGCCAGGGCAACGGCATTACGTGTTAAATAGCGGGCTTCGGTCGTTTCCGTTTTTAAAAACTTCCGCCTCGCCGGGGTGTTGAAAAACAGGTCATGCACCTCGATTTTGGTTCCGAAGGGAGCCGCTGTCGGCTTCCGGCTCTGGATCACCCCGCCCTCGATGATTATCTCCGTCCCCAGTTCGCTGTCCCTGGTCCGGGTCACCATGCGCAGTTTTGATACCGAACCGATCGACGGCAGGGCCTCGCCGCGAAAACCGAAACTGCCCAGTCTTTCAAGATCATCGAAATTGGATATCTTACTGGTCGCATGACGGGCAAAAGCGATTTCGACCTGGTCGGCATCGATACCGCATCCG comes from the Candidatus Zixiibacteriota bacterium genome and includes:
- the miaA gene encoding tRNA (adenosine(37)-N6)-dimethylallyltransferase MiaA — encoded protein: MPNSVANRWILPILTGPTGAGKTSVVVKFLEKHPEIPVISADSRQIYKFLNIGTDKPSADILGRYDFHLVDFVEPGHRYTAFDFVEDAERIIEEQLAEGRTPIICGGTGLYIKSLIEGIVEIPEDDFIIRERLENEAVEKGPKYLFEELERIDPIEAQKTHPHNIKRIIRALEIFHITGKSKSEIISIAAQKKRQYDFEVICLMPARDRLYDKINRRVDTMMEAGLPKEVKNLYETGLKEAVEKVNIIGYSELFRYFDGEIPLETAVNLIKQNTRRFAKRQITWFTGMDNIKLVTSLSETYRQLEEIWKGRN
- a CDS encoding LysM peptidoglycan-binding domain-containing protein, whose translation is MKKLFWTTGFIGGVAVFLISCTNPALKNRDEEQKSKQDVFTVHHSQGSDSTGFDGEITLDKVNQSVESDFAEATDSSEDMSVAVDDYIWRELSIAGEYYNMGITANRETAWEEAQYYFEKSLEILGNLDIDTEADSLELTPEAVKYNRLLSDIVTNYRVTLLSLGHLPGDVSADALIARFSEINHLKIDSTEFKRLEEYAQEQISYNVPVIMNERVKNCILYYQTVARDAVLRYLTRSRVYETMIDSVFTEYGIPTDMKYLALVESGYNPHAYSWARAMGLWQFIASTGRLYNLNRSWWYDERKDPVKATAAAARFLKDLYEQFGSWELAMAAYNGGPGRVNRQIRKQNTNDFWKLNLRKQTMDYVPFFMAAAIISKNPAKFGFDDFEYLPQWEYDIVTIEKCLDLKTVARAVGCSIEDIQELNPELLRRFTPPNKDKYALRLPKGTREKFLAAYDDMPASQETSFVRHEIRRGETVSTIARKYGVSQYAILEANNLSRKSKIYAGKSLIVPVPNDRNYQPQITREYSADDNVYIVRSGDTVWDIARAFGTTPETLRRLNNLDRSARIYVGQKLLISNQGGSGSASSAGGGSKTHPDSEYVVKKGDTLWDIARRYGTSTEALRRINNLGSKGRIYPGQKLRIPGYSSSNDPGFRIYTVKKGDTLGEIAALFNTTVSRLKAWNGVSDPRRIQVGDKLKIYTN
- the mutL gene encoding DNA mismatch repair endonuclease MutL; the protein is MRSDREQMDKRWIRPLPERLINKIAAGEVIERPAAVLKELVENSFDALAEMVEVIIEKSGTKLITVIDNGCGIDADQVEIAFARHATSKISNFDDLERLGSFGFRGEALPSIGSVSKLRMVTRTRDSELGTEIIIEGGVIQSRKPTAAPFGTKIEVHDLFFNTPARRKFLKTETTEARYLTRNAVALALCEPKVSFSYTLNGRKIFQLDETYDRLETRVRHVLLGSNRDKLVDIGSETELMAIRGFLSYPDNVRQNQYSLYFFVNNRYIRSQTLLHAVTAGYKELLPRGNYPIGAVFLDVDPVMVDVNVHPTKAEVRLSDERRVHDLLYQAVKRAVFKSTGINMPRVEVGGLPADGTMTAVEAIRKARAFVPNTSGTIDRSMMRELYAHREIRTDIEERADEAPDISDRELSDQSEISGKDEDFDFGGVLYLGSLSNLYLIFRDGPRLLIMDQHTAHERVLYEENLRFMGAGKAVSQNLLFPINVELSPDRVALYEEAREILEAAGFTAEPFGAGTVLLSGVPISLSRKSPEIVFHAILDDVDNMQKEGADLKKAVAQSMACRAAVMAGDRLTSEEAVALYKQLMKCDNRHSCPHGRPIILEIAKEELDAKFGRK